From one bacterium Scap17 genomic stretch:
- a CDS encoding aspartate/tyrosine/aromatic aminotransferase, translating into MFEQIARVPGDAILGLIEAFNKDTNPQKVDLGVGVYRDANGNTPVMRAVKQAESRLVENEVTKTYIGSHGDPRFGTVVLPMVLGAESPVLAANRASATQAPGGTGALRLAADFIASNLKGRDIWLSTPTWPNHLGIFDAAGVTRHSYPYVDENNRLDFDGMLATLKTIPEGDVVLLHACCHNPTGFDLSREQWDQVLEVVQARQLLPLIDFAYQGFGDGLEEDAYGVRLLAENVDEAIITSSCSKNFGIYCERTGCLILIAKDEESMLDVRSQAAITARENYSNPPAHGGAVVIDILEDDTLRGEWQSELTEMRERINGLRRDFVEALKPYGLDEQFAFIAEQRGMFSYTGLSPEQVDRLRDEFGIYMVRSGRANVAGFSTENLPYVAKAIATVVKG; encoded by the coding sequence GATCGAAGCCTTCAACAAGGACACCAACCCGCAGAAGGTCGACCTCGGCGTGGGTGTCTATCGCGATGCCAACGGCAATACGCCGGTCATGCGTGCGGTCAAGCAGGCCGAGAGCCGTCTGGTCGAGAATGAAGTCACCAAGACCTATATCGGCTCTCACGGTGACCCGCGCTTCGGCACGGTCGTGCTGCCGATGGTGCTGGGTGCCGAGTCGCCGGTGCTGGCCGCCAATCGCGCCAGCGCCACCCAGGCGCCCGGGGGTACCGGTGCCCTGCGTCTGGCCGCGGACTTCATCGCCAGCAACCTCAAGGGCCGTGATATCTGGCTGTCCACCCCGACCTGGCCGAACCACCTGGGCATCTTCGACGCCGCTGGCGTCACGCGCCACAGCTACCCCTACGTCGACGAGAACAACCGCCTCGACTTCGATGGCATGCTGGCGACGCTCAAGACCATCCCGGAAGGTGACGTGGTACTGCTGCACGCCTGCTGCCACAACCCGACCGGTTTCGATCTGAGCCGCGAGCAGTGGGACCAGGTGCTGGAAGTCGTCCAGGCACGCCAGCTGCTGCCGCTGATCGACTTCGCCTACCAGGGCTTCGGTGACGGCCTGGAAGAAGACGCCTACGGCGTGCGCCTGCTGGCCGAAAATGTCGATGAAGCCATCATCACCAGCTCCTGCTCCAAGAACTTCGGCATCTATTGCGAGCGCACCGGCTGCCTGATCCTGATCGCCAAGGACGAGGAGAGCATGCTCGACGTGCGCTCCCAGGCCGCGATCACCGCGCGCGAGAACTACTCCAACCCGCCGGCCCATGGCGGCGCGGTAGTCATCGACATCCTCGAGGACGACACCCTGCGCGGCGAGTGGCAAAGCGAGCTGACCGAGATGCGTGAGCGCATCAACGGCCTGCGTCGTGACTTCGTCGAGGCGCTCAAGCCGTATGGTCTGGATGAGCAGTTCGCCTTCATCGCCGAGCAGCGTGGCATGTTCTCCTACACCGGCCTTTCGCCGGAACAGGTCGATCGCCTGCGTGACGAGTTCGGCATCTACATGGTGCGCTCCGGGCGTGCCAACGTGGCCGGCTTCTCCACCGAGAACCTGCCCTACGTGGCCAAGGCCATCGCGACCGTCGTCAAGGGCTGA
- a CDS encoding D-amino acid dehydrogenase: protein MKILVLGSGVVGVTSAYYLARQGHEVTVVDRQASPAMETSYGNAGQVSFGFSSPWAAPGIPQKAVKWMFQEHAPLKIQPRMDPQMAKFMVKMFANCNADRYAVNKERMVRVAEYSRACINALREETGLRYEDRQKGLLQLFRTQAQVDAVQSDMKVLAGCGVRHQLLDADACATVEPALTRVPGKFIAGLHLPDDQTGDCHLFTNRLADYCRDTLGVNFVFNTTIQRIQRSGSRIEKVITDRGEMTADSYVMCLGSYSPFLARDLDLDLPIYPVKGYSLTVPIINADAAPQSTVMDETFKVALTRFDDRIRVGGTAELASFDLSLLEKRRATINMVVRDVFPEAGDYARAEFWAGLRPMTPDSTPIIGGTKYDNLWLNTGHGTLGWTMSCGSASLLADLVDGRKPTIDPNGLSLGRYAA, encoded by the coding sequence ATGAAGATTCTTGTACTCGGTAGCGGCGTCGTCGGCGTCACCAGTGCCTATTATCTGGCGCGTCAGGGGCATGAGGTCACGGTCGTCGACCGTCAGGCCAGTCCGGCGATGGAAACTAGCTACGGCAACGCCGGTCAGGTCTCCTTCGGCTTCTCCTCGCCGTGGGCGGCGCCGGGCATTCCGCAGAAAGCCGTCAAGTGGATGTTCCAGGAGCATGCGCCGCTCAAGATCCAGCCGCGCATGGACCCGCAGATGGCCAAGTTCATGGTCAAGATGTTTGCCAACTGCAACGCCGACCGTTATGCCGTCAACAAGGAGCGCATGGTGCGGGTCGCCGAGTACAGCCGCGCCTGCATCAACGCCCTGCGCGAAGAGACCGGGCTGCGCTACGAAGACCGCCAGAAGGGGCTGTTGCAGCTGTTTCGTACCCAGGCCCAGGTCGATGCCGTACAAAGCGACATGAAGGTGCTGGCGGGCTGTGGCGTGCGCCATCAGCTGCTGGACGCCGACGCCTGCGCCACGGTGGAGCCTGCACTGACTCGCGTGCCGGGCAAGTTCATCGCCGGCCTGCACCTGCCGGATGACCAGACCGGCGATTGTCACCTGTTCACCAACCGGCTGGCGGATTACTGCCGCGACACCCTGGGCGTCAATTTCGTCTTCAATACCACCATTCAGCGCATCCAGCGCAGCGGCAGCCGCATCGAAAAGGTCATCACCGACCGTGGCGAGATGACCGCAGATAGCTACGTGATGTGCCTGGGCAGCTACTCGCCGTTCCTGGCGCGTGATCTGGATCTGGATCTGCCTATCTATCCGGTCAAGGGCTACAGCCTGACCGTGCCGATCATCAATGCCGATGCTGCGCCACAGTCCACCGTGATGGACGAGACCTTCAAGGTCGCGCTGACACGCTTCGATGACCGTATTCGTGTGGGTGGCACCGCCGAGCTGGCCTCGTTCGATCTGTCGCTGCTCGAGAAGCGCCGTGCGACCATCAACATGGTGGTGCGTGATGTCTTCCCGGAAGCCGGTGACTATGCGCGAGCGGAATTCTGGGCCGGCCTGCGTCCGATGACGCCGGATTCCACGCCGATCATCGGGGGCACCAAGTACGACAATCTGTGGTTGAACACCGGACACGGCACCCTGGGCTGGACCATGAGCTGCGGCAGTGCGAGTCTGTTGGCGGACCTGGTGGATGGCCGCAAGCCCACCATCGATCCCAACGGCCTCAGTCTTGGTCGCTACGCTGCCTGA
- a CDS encoding MATE family efflux transporter, producing the protein MSRLWRSTLPMTLGIMGLLGFNLVDAAFVSHLGTAPLAAQSFTFPLTFLIIGVQVGMGIAIAAIVSRTLGAEDEARARRLGGVVLLGSGVLMALLMLLLWVIRGPAFELLGANAAEMKLIEVYWGPSLIASWLGAMAYVLYSLFRAHGDTRLPGEMMLLTSVFNLVLDPLLIFGAGPLPGFGLAGAAWATVLSFGAGLAITAFKLSRRDWMEYRGLWAEWQASRRQLAGIAIPAILCQMMPALSAMLVTAIVAGLGQTEVAAWGIASRLETFSLIVVLALTMSLPPWLGRCYGAGRWQEIRRLMNLAARVVMLWQLVLGIIAAVLATPLAYVLVGSDEVSAALAVLLPWMLPSYSFLGICMLVVSAANALGWPLRATALSFVRLFVCFLPAVWLGAHLDGLRGVAIGSAIGNLLAGVVAWRVYRQALGERGKTVRRHAYVAMT; encoded by the coding sequence ATGTCACGCCTGTGGCGCAGCACCTTGCCGATGACACTCGGTATCATGGGACTGCTGGGCTTCAACCTGGTCGATGCCGCCTTCGTCTCGCATCTGGGCACCGCACCACTGGCCGCGCAATCCTTCACCTTCCCGCTGACCTTTCTGATCATCGGGGTGCAGGTCGGCATGGGCATCGCGATCGCCGCGATCGTCTCGCGAACCCTGGGTGCCGAGGATGAGGCGCGTGCACGGCGCCTGGGCGGTGTGGTGCTGCTGGGGTCCGGTGTGTTGATGGCACTGCTGATGCTGCTCTTGTGGGTCATCAGGGGCCCGGCCTTCGAGTTGCTGGGTGCCAATGCCGCCGAGATGAAGCTGATCGAGGTCTACTGGGGCCCATCACTGATCGCCAGCTGGCTGGGGGCCATGGCCTATGTGCTCTACAGTCTGTTCCGCGCCCACGGCGATACGCGTCTGCCGGGTGAGATGATGCTGCTGACCAGTGTCTTCAATCTGGTGCTGGACCCGCTGCTGATCTTCGGCGCGGGGCCGCTGCCCGGCTTCGGTCTGGCGGGGGCTGCCTGGGCGACCGTACTCTCCTTCGGGGCCGGGCTTGCCATCACGGCGTTCAAGCTCTCGCGCCGCGACTGGATGGAATATCGCGGCCTGTGGGCCGAATGGCAGGCCTCGCGCCGTCAGCTGGCGGGAATCGCGATACCCGCGATTCTGTGCCAGATGATGCCGGCGCTCTCCGCGATGCTGGTCACCGCCATCGTCGCGGGGCTTGGTCAGACGGAGGTGGCCGCCTGGGGGATCGCCTCACGCCTGGAAACCTTCTCGCTGATCGTGGTGCTGGCCCTGACCATGTCGCTGCCGCCGTGGCTCGGGCGTTGTTATGGTGCCGGCCGTTGGCAGGAAATTCGCCGCCTGATGAACCTGGCCGCTCGCGTGGTGATGCTCTGGCAGCTGGTGCTGGGCATCATCGCGGCAGTGCTGGCGACTCCGCTGGCCTATGTGCTGGTGGGCAGTGATGAGGTCTCGGCGGCGTTGGCGGTCCTGCTGCCGTGGATGTTGCCCAGCTACTCCTTCCTCGGCATCTGCATGCTGGTCGTGTCGGCTGCCAACGCGCTGGGGTGGCCGCTGCGTGCCACGGCGCTGTCCTTCGTGCGGCTCTTCGTCTGCTTCTTGCCGGCGGTATGGCTAGGGGCACATCTGGATGGGCTACGCGGGGTCGCGATCGGCTCGGCGATCGGCAACCTGCTGGCGGGTGTGGTGGCATGGCGTGTCTATCGTCAGGCACTGGGCGAGCGCGGCAAGACAGTGCGTCGCCATGCCTATGTCGCGATGACCTGA
- a CDS encoding RidA family protein yields the protein MTKQIIATESAPAAIGPYSQAVRTGNLVFLSGQIPLDPATMEVVEGGFEAQADQVFRNLKAVCEASGGSLDQLVKVNLFLTDLSNFVVVNTLMEQYFSQPYPARAAVGVKELPKGVLFEAEGVLALS from the coding sequence ATGACCAAGCAGATCATTGCCACCGAGTCCGCTCCTGCTGCCATCGGCCCGTATTCCCAGGCGGTGCGCACGGGTAATCTGGTGTTCCTGTCTGGCCAGATCCCGTTGGACCCGGCGACCATGGAAGTGGTGGAAGGTGGTTTTGAAGCCCAGGCAGACCAGGTGTTCCGCAATCTCAAGGCGGTGTGTGAAGCTTCCGGTGGCAGCCTGGATCAACTGGTCAAGGTCAATCTGTTCCTGACCGATCTCAGCAACTTCGTCGTGGTCAACACGCTGATGGAGCAGTACTTCAGCCAGCCGTATCCGGCGCGTGCGGCCGTCGGCGTCAAGGAGCTGCCCAAGGGCGTGCTGTTTGAAGCAGAAGGTGTACTGGCACTCTCCTGA
- a CDS encoding LysR family transcriptional regulator — protein MSQRSALTLGASRTNPSRSNTMAQSDTGTREPGIRLRQLEMLWAVIECGSMKGGAAQLGISVPVVSRGLAQLEQTLGYSLFLREGGKLVPTPEAERLTPSLARMFSAQSELRRLAFGPGSGKRPRLVLAVTPGLEAFSAGWLTRIAASEALSEWLPSLEVLEVSQHDLAIREGRVAMAVSLEAPPEPQGGKRAKTAAARARELKASLRQRAREETTLIEGNDDEAKPAAKAAMPELGDTPELAFDVEDDAHNAERTAPRSVASEEGGEEAQAEAPPALKLPLMLLWPSRWPLLDKPLTLARLNERPFVDLPETSSQGRLIRGLLKRERVTPASLLEVATPASAGRLARAGSAATIIDALSAQQALEDARGDLIGLPLSMRSERYLELKWQLPTAEEGESLHAVQALLISLLEEEVAASLARLPLADEEG, from the coding sequence ATGAGCCAGCGATCAGCGCTGACTCTCGGAGCATCGCGGACGAACCCTTCAAGGAGCAACACCATGGCGCAGTCAGACACAGGCACCCGTGAACCCGGCATACGACTGCGTCAGCTGGAAATGCTGTGGGCGGTGATCGAGTGTGGCTCGATGAAAGGCGGTGCCGCGCAACTGGGGATCAGCGTGCCGGTGGTCTCGCGGGGCCTGGCACAGCTCGAGCAGACGCTGGGTTATTCGTTGTTTCTGCGCGAGGGTGGCAAGCTGGTGCCGACCCCGGAAGCCGAGCGCCTGACGCCATCACTCGCCCGGATGTTCAGCGCTCAATCCGAGCTCAGGCGACTGGCCTTCGGGCCGGGCAGCGGCAAGCGTCCGCGTCTCGTGCTGGCGGTCACGCCCGGTCTGGAGGCCTTCAGTGCCGGTTGGCTGACACGCATCGCGGCCAGTGAAGCCTTGAGTGAGTGGCTACCCAGCCTGGAAGTGCTCGAGGTGTCCCAGCATGATCTCGCCATCCGCGAGGGCCGGGTCGCGATGGCGGTGAGCCTGGAAGCACCGCCGGAGCCCCAGGGCGGCAAGCGTGCCAAGACCGCGGCGGCACGCGCCCGCGAGCTCAAGGCCAGCCTGCGTCAGCGTGCGCGCGAGGAGACGACTCTCATCGAGGGCAATGATGACGAGGCAAAGCCCGCCGCCAAGGCTGCCATGCCCGAGTTGGGGGATACGCCGGAGCTTGCGTTTGACGTCGAGGATGATGCGCACAATGCCGAAAGGACCGCTCCCCGGAGCGTTGCAAGCGAAGAGGGCGGTGAAGAGGCGCAAGCCGAGGCACCGCCCGCGCTGAAGCTGCCCTTGATGTTGCTGTGGCCCTCACGCTGGCCGCTGCTGGACAAGCCGCTGACCCTTGCTCGCCTCAATGAACGCCCCTTCGTCGATCTGCCGGAAACCAGCAGTCAGGGGCGCTTGATCCGGGGGCTGCTCAAGCGTGAGCGCGTGACGCCGGCGAGTCTGCTGGAAGTCGCTACGCCGGCCAGCGCCGGGCGTCTGGCACGCGCTGGCAGTGCCGCCACCATCATTGATGCGCTGTCGGCGCAGCAGGCGCTCGAGGACGCCAGAGGCGACCTGATCGGCCTGCCGCTCTCGATGCGCAGCGAGCGCTATCTGGAGCTCAAGTGGCAGTTGCCGACGGCCGAGGAAGGGGAGTCGCTGCACGCGGTACAGGCCTTGCTGATCAGCCTGCTCGAAGAGGAGGTGGCGGCGAGTCTTGCCCGCTTGCCGCTGGCGGACGAGGAAGGCTGA